The Paraburkholderia hospita region AGGACTCGCCGGGCGCACGGCCGAAGCCGTCGCGGTGACTCATTGAATTCGAATCGAATCCGCACGGGGTACGTCAGGTCTGACTCTTGACTAGAAATCAAGTTTCTTTCCCGTTTCAAGCAGTTTTTCGAACGAATCGAACGGGGCAGAATGAACCTTGTTCATCGCCAGGCAAATCTATCAATCTGGGGGTATCACCATGAATCACATTCCGGCATTCGGTCTCGGCACGTTTCGGCTGCAAGGGCAGGTTGTCATCGATTCGGTGCGCAACGGCCTCGAACTGGGCTATCGCACCATCGACACCGCGCAGATCTACGGCAATGAAGCGGAAGTCGGCGAAGTGATCGCCGCATCGGGCGTCGCGCGCGACGAACTGTTTCTGACGACGAAGATCTGGGTCGACAACTACTCGCGCAACAAACTCGTTCCGAGCCTGAAAGACAGCCTGACGAAGCTGCGTACCGATCAGGTCGACCTGACGCTGATTCACTGGCCCGCGCCGGACAACGGCGTGCCGCTCGAAGAATTCATGAGCGCACTCGCGGATGCGAAGGCGCAAGGACTCACGCGCCAGATCGGTATTTCGAACTTCAACATCGAGCTGACGAAGCAGGCCATTGCGCTGGTCGGCAAAGACAACATTGCGACCAATCAGATCGAGCTGAGCCCGTATCTGCAGAACCGCAAGCTCGTCGAATTCCTCGGCGAACAAGACATTCATGTCACGTCGTACATGACGCTCGCCTACGGCAAGGTGCTGAAGGACCCCGTTATCGGCGCGATCGCCAAACGGCACGAAGCCACGCCGGCGCAAGTCGCGCTCGCCTGGGCGCTGCAACTGGGCTATTCGGTGATTCCGTCATCGACGAAGCGCGAGAACCTCGCCAGCAACCTGCTCGCGCAACAGCTCCCGCTGTCGGCCGACGACATGGCGCAGATCGCCGCGCTCGAACGCAATGGCCGCGAAGTCAGCCCCGCCGGTCTCGCGCCGGTCTGGGACTAACGAGAAACCACGATCGCGGCGAACATGCCGCGAGCGACGCAAGGAATCGCATCATGAAGAACGACCCGCTTTTCGAACCCCTCACGCTCGGCGCCCTCACCCTTCCTAACCGGATCGTGATGCCGCCGATGACGCGCTCGCGCGCCAGCCAGCCCGGCGACGAAGCCAACGATCTGATGGCCGCCTACTACGCGCAACGCGCAAGCGCCGGCCTGATCGTCAGCGAAGGCACCTACATTTCGCCGCTCGCGAAGGGCTATGCGTGGACGCCCGGCATTCATACGCAGGCG contains the following coding sequences:
- the dkgB gene encoding 2,5-didehydrogluconate reductase DkgB, yielding MNHIPAFGLGTFRLQGQVVIDSVRNGLELGYRTIDTAQIYGNEAEVGEVIAASGVARDELFLTTKIWVDNYSRNKLVPSLKDSLTKLRTDQVDLTLIHWPAPDNGVPLEEFMSALADAKAQGLTRQIGISNFNIELTKQAIALVGKDNIATNQIELSPYLQNRKLVEFLGEQDIHVTSYMTLAYGKVLKDPVIGAIAKRHEATPAQVALAWALQLGYSVIPSSTKRENLASNLLAQQLPLSADDMAQIAALERNGREVSPAGLAPVWD